The proteins below are encoded in one region of Megalops cyprinoides isolate fMegCyp1 chromosome 14, fMegCyp1.pri, whole genome shotgun sequence:
- the gucy1b2 gene encoding guanylate cyclase soluble subunit beta-2 — MPAAPSPVKAEGVRYGFINTCLKSLVIEKFGEETWEKLRTLAEVQDTFMTYEIYDDVITLRLVQEACKMLDVSSEVVLKLFGEYFFSFCKMSGYDTMLRTLGGNLVEFIENLDALHSYLALSYQEMNAPSFRVERTEDGKMLLHYYSDRRGLCHIVPGIIEAVAKDFFDSQVDMTILNQSEEDERTGKKEHVVFLIIQKTRGARRRPQHARRIGEAGREDDRKESEDTLRKMKARYDTLPSCPGRRAPWEIVRSIVKFGQGNLMNSFTPSYPEKLWIEERAFCNVFPFHIVFDKDLKVKQTGVNIQKFVPGLQTMDIRLDEYFSIVHPQVTFNIESIRKFINSQFVLKTRREMVPESTQHQSMLKLRGQMVWMESLSCMVYLCSPKLRSLQELEERGLHIADIAQHDTTRDLILLNQQRLAEIELSNQLERKKEELRILSRHLEVEKKKTETLLYAMLPRHVANQLKEGKKVEAGEFKVCTILFSDVVTFTNICAACEPIQIVNMLNSMYSKFDRLTNVHDVYKVETIGDAYMVVGGVPIPVNTHAERVANFALGMRIAAREVTNPITGQPIQIRVGLHTGPVLAGVVGEKMPRYCLFGDTVNTASRMESHGVPDHIHLSPTTYRALQGKGFDITERGEIQVKGKGLMTTYFLLQNLWVPEDGIMGRDGQPCMYSGDQQEAAESNEDPEEPGSEGTEGAPGIEETPVSALLESELTAEAMSSRFCKLL; from the exons GACACTGGCAGAGGTCCAGGATACCTTCATGACCTATGAGAtttatgatgatgtcatcactctGAGACTGGTGCAGGAGGCATGTAAGATGCTGG ATGTCTCCTCCGAGGTGGTTCTCAAGCTTTTCGGGGAGTACTTCTTCAGCTTCTGCAAGATGTCGGGGTATGACACCATGCTGCGTACTCTGGGGGGGAACCTGGTGGAGTTCATCGAGAACCTGGATGCCCTCCACAGCTACCTGGCACTCTCTTATCAG GAAATGAACGCCCCTTCCTTTCGGGTGGAGCGGACGGAGGATGGGAAAATGCTGCTCCACTATTACTCTGACCGAAGAGGACTGTGCCATATCGTGCCAG GCATCATCGAAGCAGTGGCCAAGGACTTCTTTGACAGCCAAGTGGACATGACCATCCTCAACCAATCGGAGGAGGACGAGCGCACAGGAAAGAAAGAGCACGTGGTCTTCCTGATCATCCAGAAGACCAGAGGGGCGAGGAGAAGACCCCAGCATGCGAGGCGAATCGGGGAGGCAGGAAGGGAAGATGACCGAAAG GAGAGTGAGGATACCTTGAGGAAGATGAAGGCTAGGTATGATACTCTGCCCTCGTGTCCAGGGAGACGAGCACCATGGGAGATTGTCCGAAGCATTGTCAAGTTTGGCCAAG GTAATCTCATGAACTCATTCACCCCAAGCTACCCGGAGAAGCTGTGGATTGAGGAGCGGGCATTCTGcaatgttttcccttttcacaTTGTCTTTGATAAAGAT CTCAAGGTCAAGCAGACGGGTGTGAACATCCAGAAGTTTGTCCCTGGACTGCAGACCATGGACATAAGGCTGGACGAGTATTTCAGCATTGTCCACCCCCAGGTCACCTTCAACATCGAGAGCATTCGCAAGTTCATCAACAGCCAGTTTGTGCTGAAGACACGCCGAGAGATGGTCCCAGAGTCTACCCAACACCAGTCCATGCTCAAACTCCGAG GTCAGATGGTGTGGATGGAGTCTCTGAGTTGCATGGTGTACCTGTGCTCACCCAAGCTGCgcagcctgcaggagctggaggagcgtGGCCTGCACATCGCTGACATTGCCCAGCATGACACCACACGTGACCTCATCCTGCTAAATCAGCAGAGGCTGGCCGAGATCGAGCTGTCCAACCAGCTGGAGCGCAAGAAGGAGGAGCTGCGCATCCTCTCACGCCACCTGGAGgtggagaagaagaagacagagaCGCTGTTGTACGCTATGCTGCCCCGCCATGTAGCCAACCAGCTCAAGGAGGGAAAGAAGGTGGAAGCAG GGGAGTTCAAGGTGTGCACCATCCTCTTCAGCGATGTGGTGACCTTCACAAATATCTGCGCAGCCTGCGAGCCCATACAGATCGTGAACATGCTCAACTCCATGTACTCCAAGTTCGACCGGCTGACCAACGTCCACGACGTGTATAAG GTGGAGACAATTGGAGATGCTTACATGGTAGTGGGCGGGGTACCCATTCCAGTCAACACCCACGCCGAGCGGGTGGCTAACTTCGCCCTGGGCATGCGAATTGCCGCCCGAGAGGTGACCAATCCAATTACAGGGCAACCAATCCAG ATCCGGGTGGGCCTCCATACTGGTCCAGTCCTGGCAGGGGTGGTAGGGGAGAAGATGCCTCGGTACTGTTTGTTTGGAGACACGGTCAACACTGCATCCCGCATGGAGAGCCATGGGGTCCCTGACCACATACACCTCAGCCCCACCACATACAG AGCGCTGCAGGGTAAAGGATTTGACAtcactgagagaggggagatcCAGGTCAAGGGGAAGGGCCTGATGACTACATACTTCCTGCTGCAGAACCTCTGGGTCCCTGAGGACGGCATCATGGGAAGAGATGGACAGCCATGCATGTACAGTGGTGATCAGCaggaggcagcagagagcaaCGAGG ATCCTGAGGAGCCAGGCAGCGAGGGAACAGAGGGAGCCCCCGGGATAGAGGAGACTCCAGTCTCAGCACTCTTAGAGAGTGAACTCACAGCCGAGGCCATGAGCTCCAGGTTCTGCAAACTGCTCTAG